A region from the Actinoplanes sp. OR16 genome encodes:
- a CDS encoding ABC transporter substrate-binding protein has protein sequence MSYSNLSLSRRGLLAAGGAAGLGALLSACGGNEETGSSSSASAPAAAAGPWSFTDDQPKELKADKTPSKIVAFTGTAAALVDLGLQDSIVGVFGETKKADGTAEDQAGDLDISKVEIIGNAWGEFSVEKYAALSPELLITHMFDPGAYWYIPDESKDKILGLAPAATITVGRVPLTKPIERYAELAASLGADLNAPKVTEAKARFEKAAADLSAAAKASGGIKVLAGSGAADIFYVSNPKVSSDIMYFKELGVDIIVPEKTDGGDYYESLSWENADKYHADIIFLDARTGTLQPKDLASKPAWNALPAVKANQVFPWQAVPIYSWNGAAPLLEALTAAITKSKKLA, from the coding sequence ATGTCGTACTCGAACCTTTCTTTGTCCCGTCGTGGCCTGCTGGCCGCCGGCGGCGCCGCCGGTCTCGGCGCGCTGCTCAGCGCCTGTGGCGGCAACGAGGAGACCGGGTCCTCCTCGTCCGCCTCCGCCCCCGCCGCCGCTGCCGGCCCCTGGTCGTTCACCGACGACCAGCCCAAGGAGCTGAAGGCCGACAAGACCCCCAGCAAGATCGTCGCGTTCACCGGCACCGCCGCCGCCCTGGTCGACCTGGGTCTCCAGGACTCCATCGTCGGCGTCTTCGGCGAGACCAAGAAGGCCGACGGCACCGCCGAGGACCAGGCCGGCGACCTCGACATCAGCAAGGTCGAGATCATCGGTAACGCCTGGGGCGAGTTCTCCGTGGAGAAGTACGCGGCGCTCAGCCCCGAGCTGCTGATCACCCACATGTTCGACCCGGGCGCTTACTGGTACATCCCGGACGAGAGCAAGGACAAGATCCTCGGCCTCGCCCCGGCCGCGACCATCACCGTCGGCCGCGTCCCGCTGACCAAGCCGATCGAGCGTTACGCCGAGCTCGCCGCCTCCCTCGGCGCCGACCTCAACGCGCCGAAGGTCACCGAGGCCAAGGCCCGCTTCGAGAAGGCCGCCGCCGACCTGTCCGCCGCGGCCAAGGCGAGCGGTGGCATCAAGGTGCTCGCCGGCTCCGGCGCGGCCGACATCTTCTACGTGTCGAACCCCAAGGTGTCGTCCGACATCATGTACTTCAAGGAGCTCGGCGTCGACATCATCGTCCCGGAGAAGACCGACGGCGGTGACTACTACGAGTCGCTGAGCTGGGAGAACGCGGACAAGTACCACGCCGACATCATCTTCCTGGACGCGCGGACCGGCACCCTGCAGCCGAAGGACCTGGCCTCGAAGCCGGCCTGGAACGCGCTGCCCGCCGTCAAGGCGAACCAGGTCTTCCCGTGGCAGGCCGTCCCGATCTACTCCTGGAACGGCGCCGCCCCGCTGCTCGAGGCCCTCACCGCGGCCATCACGAAGTCCAAGAAGCTGGCCTGA
- a CDS encoding FecCD family ABC transporter permease encodes MLISFLLLALVLVLSIGFGARFLSIGEVWSGLTDPSSEYYRIVHEMRLPRTLLGLMVGMALGLAGAIMQALTRNPLADPGLLGINAGASAGVASAAVFLGIGSFYGYIWFALAGAAIVTAMVYAVGGGRSATPARLALAGAALNATLYSYVSAALLSDSQAIEKVKFWTAGSLASADFPTVTRLLPFFLAGLIVALLSARPLNALSLGDDAARALGARPAVIRTAVIVAVTLLCGGATAACGPIVFVGLLVPHMVRPFAGPDLRWLLPYTAVLAPVLLLGSDVLGRILGSPGELQVGTVTAVLGGPLFLYLVRAAK; translated from the coding sequence CTGCTGATCTCGTTCCTCCTGCTGGCCCTGGTCCTGGTGCTCAGCATCGGTTTCGGCGCCCGGTTCCTCAGCATCGGCGAGGTGTGGTCCGGCCTCACCGACCCGTCGTCGGAGTACTACCGGATCGTCCACGAGATGCGGCTTCCGCGGACGCTGCTGGGCCTGATGGTCGGCATGGCGCTCGGCCTGGCCGGCGCGATCATGCAGGCGCTGACCCGCAACCCGCTCGCCGACCCCGGTCTGCTCGGCATCAACGCCGGCGCCTCGGCCGGCGTCGCCTCGGCAGCCGTCTTCCTCGGCATCGGCTCGTTCTACGGCTACATCTGGTTCGCGCTGGCCGGCGCCGCGATCGTCACCGCCATGGTGTACGCCGTCGGCGGTGGACGGTCGGCCACCCCGGCCCGGCTCGCCCTCGCCGGCGCCGCGCTGAACGCCACGCTGTACTCCTATGTGAGCGCCGCCCTGCTCTCCGACTCGCAGGCCATCGAGAAGGTCAAGTTCTGGACGGCCGGCTCGCTCGCCAGCGCCGACTTCCCCACGGTGACCCGGCTGCTGCCGTTCTTCCTGGCCGGCCTGATCGTGGCGCTGCTGTCGGCCCGCCCGCTGAACGCGCTGTCGCTCGGCGACGACGCGGCCCGTGCCCTCGGCGCCCGGCCCGCGGTGATCCGTACCGCGGTCATCGTGGCGGTCACGCTGCTCTGCGGCGGCGCCACCGCCGCCTGCGGCCCGATCGTCTTCGTCGGCCTGCTCGTGCCGCACATGGTCCGCCCGTTCGCCGGGCCCGACCTGCGCTGGCTGCTCCCGTACACCGCGGTGCTGGCGCCGGTGCTGCTGCTCGGCTCGGACGTGCTCGGCCGGATCCTCGGCAGCCCCGGCGAACTGCAGGTCGGCACGGTCACCGCGGTCCTCGGCGGCCCCCTGTTCCTCTATCTCGTGCGAGCCGCCAAATGA
- a CDS encoding iron chelate uptake ABC transporter family permease subunit, translating to MTTALAGKPAYSIGTRVGVRPRAVLVGVVAVVLTAAIAVITLGTGEFPIAPADVVKTLFGQGTAAQDFIVNELRLPRVITAILVGMALAAGGAVFQSLVRNPLGSPDVLGITNGASTAALVVVIIGGSSAQLSLAAVAGGLGAALLIQLIGGRHGLHGFRFILVGIGLSAIFTGISGYLLTRGVQMENARALLWLTGSLDGRDWQQAGPLLGVLAVTLPILLLACGPGLRILEMGDDAAAALGVPVRFLRTLALFTAALLVACAAAAAGPVAFVALIAPHLAKKLTKAPGPNLIPSLAMGALLLVGADWVAQHTPRALPVGVVTGIVGGAYLVGLLTMERRAGRI from the coding sequence ATGACCACCGCCCTCGCCGGCAAACCGGCGTACTCGATCGGCACCCGCGTCGGCGTCCGGCCCCGGGCCGTCCTCGTCGGCGTGGTCGCCGTCGTCCTCACCGCCGCCATCGCGGTCATCACGCTCGGCACCGGCGAGTTCCCGATCGCGCCCGCCGACGTGGTGAAGACGCTCTTCGGCCAGGGCACCGCCGCCCAGGACTTCATCGTCAACGAGCTGCGCCTGCCCCGGGTGATCACCGCGATCCTGGTCGGGATGGCCCTCGCGGCAGGCGGCGCGGTCTTCCAATCACTGGTACGGAACCCGCTCGGCAGCCCGGACGTCCTCGGCATCACCAACGGCGCCAGCACCGCCGCGCTCGTCGTGGTGATCATCGGGGGCAGCAGCGCGCAGCTCTCCCTGGCCGCGGTGGCCGGCGGTCTCGGCGCGGCGCTGCTGATCCAGCTGATCGGCGGCCGGCACGGCCTGCACGGCTTCCGCTTCATCCTGGTCGGCATCGGGTTGTCGGCCATCTTCACCGGCATCAGCGGCTATCTGCTCACCCGTGGCGTGCAGATGGAGAACGCGCGGGCGCTGCTCTGGCTGACCGGCAGCCTCGACGGCCGGGACTGGCAACAGGCCGGGCCACTGCTCGGCGTCCTCGCCGTCACCCTGCCGATCCTGCTCCTGGCGTGCGGCCCCGGCCTCAGGATCCTGGAGATGGGCGATGACGCCGCGGCGGCGCTGGGGGTGCCGGTGCGCTTCCTCCGTACCCTCGCTCTCTTCACCGCGGCCCTCCTCGTGGCCTGCGCCGCGGCCGCGGCCGGACCGGTCGCCTTCGTCGCGCTCATCGCCCCTCATCTGGCGAAGAAGCTGACGAAGGCGCCCGGCCCCAACCTGATCCCGTCCCTCGCCATGGGAGCGCTGCTGCTGGTCGGCGCCGACTGGGTCGCGCAGCACACCCCGCGCGCCCTGCCGGTGGGCGTGGTGACCGGCATCGTCGGCGGCGCCTACCTGGTCGGGCTGCTCACCATGGAACGCCGGGCCGGGCGGATCTGA
- a CDS encoding ABC transporter ATP-binding protein encodes MSRLSGTGMTLAYDKRVIAEELSVDIPDGSFTVIIGPNACGKSTLLRALSRLLKPAAGTVLLDGKDVHSVPTRVVAKTLGLLPQSSIAPDGITVAELVARGRYPHQSIVRRWSAEDERVVTESMAATKVGDLADRNVDELSGGQRQRVWLAMALAQQTPLLLLDEPTTYLDIAHQIEVLDLCAELHETQGRTLVAVLHDLNHAARYATHLIAMRDGRIAKAGPPAEVLTASLVEDVFGLPCRVIDDPETGTPLVVPAARRRAPSPAAP; translated from the coding sequence ATGAGTCGCCTCAGCGGTACGGGAATGACTCTGGCGTACGACAAGCGGGTCATCGCCGAAGAGCTGAGCGTCGACATCCCGGACGGCTCGTTCACCGTCATCATCGGCCCGAACGCGTGCGGCAAGTCCACCCTGCTGCGGGCGCTGTCCCGGCTGCTCAAGCCGGCCGCCGGCACGGTGCTGCTGGACGGCAAGGACGTGCACTCGGTGCCGACCCGGGTGGTCGCCAAGACGCTCGGCCTGCTGCCGCAGTCGTCGATCGCGCCGGACGGCATCACGGTGGCCGAGCTGGTGGCCCGCGGCCGGTACCCGCACCAGAGCATCGTGCGGCGCTGGTCGGCCGAGGACGAGCGCGTGGTGACCGAGTCGATGGCCGCCACCAAGGTCGGCGACCTGGCCGACCGCAACGTCGACGAGCTGTCCGGCGGGCAGCGGCAGCGGGTCTGGCTCGCCATGGCGCTCGCCCAGCAGACGCCGCTGCTGCTGCTCGACGAGCCGACCACCTACCTGGACATCGCGCACCAGATCGAGGTGCTCGACCTCTGCGCCGAGCTGCACGAGACGCAGGGCCGCACGCTCGTCGCCGTCCTGCACGACCTCAACCACGCGGCCCGGTACGCCACCCACCTGATCGCCATGCGCGACGGCAGGATCGCGAAGGCCGGGCCGCCGGCCGAGGTGCTCACCGCCTCGCTGGTGGAGGACGTCTTCGGCCTGCCCTGCCGCGTCATCGACGACCCGGAGACGGGTACGCCGCTGGTCGTGCCGGCCGCCCGCCGGCGAGCCCCGTCCCCGGCAGCCCCCTGA
- a CDS encoding Ldh family oxidoreductase, producing the protein MKVVLPAAGLRTFTTALFTAAGVAPDHAATIADVLTWAGLRGVDSHGVSRVPRYLELLDSGEASARPSLVFGSTSPAVAVLDADRAPGPVALTAAADEAITRARVSGIGAVGVRRTVHTGAIGYYTSRIADAGLVGVAFVAGMPNMAYPGVTGAAVATSPLSIAVPAPGHPPALLDMATAGIALGRIAQFRNAGKTLPEGTAATADGTPTTDPNLATMPLPLGGAKGAGMSLVFELITSVLVGAPIFSSFHGDDPQGRVHRQNALILALDPAAFGEAEAFGPAVAATLETLKGLPRADEDVEIRYPGEGSAAVATRRAAAGVPVAPKVWAELQVAAAKRGVPVPAVNPV; encoded by the coding sequence ATGAAAGTCGTCCTACCGGCCGCCGGCCTGCGGACCTTCACCACCGCGCTGTTCACCGCCGCCGGCGTGGCGCCGGATCACGCCGCCACCATCGCCGACGTCCTGACCTGGGCCGGTCTGCGCGGCGTCGACTCGCACGGCGTCTCCCGGGTGCCGCGCTACCTGGAACTGCTCGACTCGGGGGAGGCCTCGGCGCGGCCCTCGCTCGTGTTCGGCTCGACCAGCCCGGCGGTCGCCGTCCTCGACGCCGACCGGGCGCCCGGGCCGGTCGCGCTCACGGCCGCCGCCGACGAGGCGATCACGCGGGCGCGGGTCAGCGGGATCGGGGCGGTGGGCGTACGCCGGACCGTCCACACCGGCGCGATCGGCTACTACACCTCGCGGATCGCCGACGCCGGCCTGGTCGGCGTCGCGTTCGTGGCCGGCATGCCGAACATGGCGTACCCCGGCGTCACCGGCGCGGCCGTCGCCACCAGCCCGCTCTCGATCGCGGTCCCGGCCCCCGGCCACCCGCCGGCGCTGCTCGACATGGCGACGGCGGGCATCGCGCTCGGCAGGATCGCCCAGTTCCGCAACGCCGGCAAGACGCTTCCCGAGGGTACGGCGGCGACCGCCGACGGCACTCCCACGACCGACCCGAACCTCGCGACGATGCCGCTGCCCCTCGGCGGGGCCAAGGGCGCCGGCATGTCGCTCGTCTTCGAGCTGATCACCAGCGTGCTGGTCGGCGCGCCGATCTTCAGCTCGTTCCACGGCGACGACCCGCAGGGCCGGGTGCACCGGCAGAACGCGCTGATCCTGGCCCTCGACCCGGCCGCGTTCGGCGAGGCGGAGGCGTTCGGCCCGGCCGTCGCCGCGACCCTGGAGACGCTCAAGGGCCTGCCCCGGGCCGACGAGGACGTGGAGATCCGCTACCCGGGCGAGGGCAGCGCGGCGGTGGCCACCCGGCGTGCGGCCGCGGGTGTCCCGGTCGCGCCCAAGGTCTGGGCCGAACTCCAGGTGGCCGCCGCGAAGCGGGGAGTCCCCGTCCCGGCCGTGAACCCGGTCTGA
- a CDS encoding thiamine pyrophosphate-dependent enzyme, with protein sequence MDHGPGHLRGPRLADLGRLAMTHRTDGGDAVVSAFTAAGADYLFSSPGSEWAPVWESLARRHRDGLPCPRYLDLLHETVAVGMATGYGLITRRAQGVLLHAGPGLLQGSMAVHGALLAGVPMVVASSESITYGDGPGPDPGGQWYRNLSVVGGPHQMAAPFTKWSNQAASVHTLTTMITRGAELASRAPAGPVYLNIPLEVLLDPWGDREVKKVVAPGATVSAAEDIQAVLDVLASAVSPVIVTETTGREEGGLEALVLFAETLGIPVVEPNSAVCVNFPRTHPLHAGSDLDADSADVIVLINCRAPFYPPSARPARAKIIVIDEVPQRPHIAYQVLNADYYLEGGVAATLRALAAGFSGDIPDISVFASPEGDAVAAAEARAATADGIDPVHLVATLRSSIGGDSVVVDETITHSRVVQRHLRRTEPDSYFYVQGGLGQGMAVALGVKLAVPDSLVVVTVGDGAFLYNPVIPSLQAAKALALPVLILVFNNTEYRSMKMNHLRFYPQGAAVETGEFLGNDLSDQPDLAAFAEPFGMYGETVSLPGELAPALDRALKAVRSGTTAILNVHVTR encoded by the coding sequence GTGGATCATGGGCCGGGGCATCTGCGAGGTCCTCGACTGGCCGATCTCGGCCGCCTCGCGATGACGCACCGGACCGACGGCGGCGACGCGGTCGTCAGCGCGTTCACCGCGGCCGGCGCGGATTACCTCTTCTCCTCGCCGGGGTCCGAGTGGGCCCCGGTATGGGAGTCGCTGGCCCGCCGGCACCGCGACGGCCTGCCCTGCCCCCGCTATCTGGACCTGCTGCACGAGACCGTGGCGGTCGGCATGGCGACCGGTTACGGCCTGATCACCCGCCGGGCCCAGGGTGTGCTGCTGCACGCCGGGCCGGGCCTGCTCCAAGGGTCGATGGCCGTGCACGGCGCGCTGCTCGCCGGCGTGCCGATGGTGGTGGCCTCCTCGGAGTCGATCACCTACGGCGACGGGCCGGGACCGGACCCGGGCGGCCAGTGGTACCGCAACCTGTCCGTGGTCGGCGGCCCGCACCAGATGGCCGCGCCGTTCACCAAGTGGTCGAACCAGGCCGCCAGCGTGCACACGCTGACCACCATGATCACCCGTGGCGCGGAGCTGGCGTCCCGGGCGCCGGCCGGGCCGGTCTACCTCAACATCCCCCTCGAAGTGCTGCTCGATCCGTGGGGCGACCGCGAGGTGAAGAAGGTCGTCGCTCCCGGCGCCACGGTCAGCGCGGCCGAGGACATCCAGGCCGTCCTCGACGTGCTCGCCTCGGCCGTCTCCCCGGTGATCGTCACCGAGACCACCGGGCGGGAGGAGGGCGGGCTGGAAGCGCTCGTCCTCTTCGCCGAGACGCTGGGGATCCCGGTCGTCGAGCCGAACTCGGCGGTCTGCGTCAACTTCCCGCGGACGCATCCGCTGCACGCCGGAAGCGACCTCGACGCCGATTCCGCCGATGTGATCGTTCTGATCAACTGCCGGGCGCCGTTCTATCCGCCCAGTGCCCGGCCGGCCCGGGCGAAGATCATCGTGATCGACGAGGTGCCGCAGCGGCCGCACATCGCCTACCAGGTGCTGAACGCCGACTACTACCTGGAGGGCGGGGTCGCCGCGACCCTGCGCGCGCTGGCGGCGGGCTTCTCGGGCGACATTCCGGATATTTCGGTATTCGCCTCGCCGGAGGGTGATGCGGTCGCCGCCGCCGAGGCCCGCGCCGCGACTGCGGACGGGATCGATCCGGTTCATCTGGTGGCGACGCTGCGGTCTTCCATCGGCGGCGATTCCGTCGTCGTCGACGAGACGATCACCCACAGCCGCGTCGTCCAGCGTCATCTGCGGCGCACCGAGCCCGACTCGTACTTCTACGTGCAGGGCGGCCTCGGCCAGGGCATGGCGGTGGCGCTCGGCGTGAAGCTGGCCGTGCCGGACTCGCTCGTCGTCGTCACCGTCGGCGACGGGGCGTTCCTCTACAACCCGGTCATCCCGTCGCTGCAGGCTGCCAAGGCCCTTGCACTTCCGGTGCTGATCCTCGTCTTCAACAACACCGAGTACCGCTCGATGAAGATGAACCACCTGCGCTTCTACCCGCAGGGCGCCGCCGTCGAGACCGGGGAGTTCCTCGGCAACGACCTCAGCGATCAGCCCGATCTCGCCGCGTTCGCCGAGCCCTTCGGCATGTACGGCGAGACCGTCTCGCTCCCCGGCGAACTCGCCCCCGCACTGGACCGCGCCCTCAAGGCGGTCCGCAGCGGCACCACCGCGATCCTCAACGTCCACGTCACCCGCTGA
- a CDS encoding amidohydrolase, which yields MFVVDSQVHIWKEETPDRPWVPGARERIRLNGHREDPFSYEECLALMDEAGVNRALILPPSWEGDRIDYALEACEAHPDRFGIMARIPQNKPAEGAAMLKDFAQNPYVKGTRLTFHRPIDRNWMIDGTNDWYWPLAEELNIPTMVHAPIWKAELGAIAAKHPGLKIIIDHMGIMARCVDDAIGYWVQETADLHAHPNIYVKVSALPGYSTQPFPNLNIEKYVREMVDKMGPQRCFWGTDITRLLGHGLSYVETIEQFTKHFDFTPEELEWIMGRGICEVLDWPISAASR from the coding sequence ATGTTCGTCGTCGACTCCCAGGTGCACATCTGGAAGGAAGAGACCCCGGACCGCCCGTGGGTGCCGGGTGCTCGCGAGCGTATCCGGCTCAACGGCCACCGGGAGGACCCGTTCAGCTACGAGGAGTGCCTCGCCCTGATGGACGAGGCCGGTGTGAACCGGGCGCTGATCCTGCCGCCGTCCTGGGAGGGCGACCGCATCGATTACGCCCTGGAGGCGTGCGAGGCGCACCCCGACCGCTTCGGCATCATGGCCCGCATCCCGCAGAACAAGCCCGCCGAGGGCGCGGCCATGCTCAAGGACTTCGCGCAGAACCCGTACGTGAAGGGCACCCGGTTGACGTTCCACCGTCCGATCGACCGCAACTGGATGATCGACGGCACGAACGACTGGTACTGGCCGCTCGCCGAGGAACTGAACATCCCGACGATGGTGCACGCGCCGATCTGGAAGGCCGAGCTCGGCGCCATCGCGGCGAAGCACCCCGGCTTGAAGATCATCATCGACCACATGGGGATCATGGCCCGCTGCGTCGACGACGCGATCGGGTACTGGGTGCAGGAGACCGCCGACCTGCACGCGCACCCGAACATCTACGTGAAGGTGTCGGCGCTGCCCGGCTACTCGACCCAGCCCTTCCCGAACCTCAACATCGAGAAGTACGTGCGGGAGATGGTCGACAAGATGGGCCCGCAGCGCTGCTTCTGGGGCACCGACATCACCCGGCTGCTCGGGCACGGCCTCAGCTACGTGGAGACGATCGAGCAGTTCACCAAGCACTTCGACTTCACGCCGGAGGAGCTTGAGTGGATCATGGGCCGGGGCATCTGCGAGGTCCTCGACTGGCCGATCTCGGCCGCCTCGCGATGA
- the lhgO gene encoding L-2-hydroxyglutarate oxidase: protein MADETIAIVGAGIVGLAIGREITLRRPGTKVVILEKESEVAQHQTGHNSGVVHAGIYYTPGSLKAELCTRGRLLLREYCAEKGIAYDECGKLVVAVRRDEMGRLDDLEKRARENGVPGLRRVDPAGIREIEPHATGLAALHSPETAITDFPGVAKAFAQDVVRSGGEVRTNFGVDRLTPAGGRIEVASGERRLLADQVIVCAGIQSDEVAQLAGDTPGPRIIPFRGEYMRVKPAKADLVRGMIYPVPDPRYPFLGVHFTRRVTGVVEVGPNAVLATAKEGYRRTKINVFDLLGIAAWPGTWHMARKHWRTGVKEVRGSLSKRRYMTEAMRYVPEIGAADVYRAGAGVRAQALDRDGSLVDDFRIHRLGPVTAVRNAPSPAATSSLAIAEHVVEQIFGK from the coding sequence GTGGCGGACGAGACCATCGCGATCGTCGGAGCCGGCATCGTCGGCCTGGCGATCGGGCGGGAGATCACCCTGCGCCGGCCGGGCACCAAGGTGGTGATCCTGGAGAAGGAGTCCGAGGTCGCCCAGCATCAGACCGGCCACAACTCGGGCGTCGTGCACGCCGGCATCTACTACACGCCGGGCAGCCTCAAGGCGGAGCTGTGCACCCGCGGCCGGCTGCTGCTGCGTGAATACTGCGCGGAGAAGGGCATCGCGTACGACGAGTGCGGCAAGCTGGTCGTCGCGGTCCGCCGGGACGAGATGGGCCGCCTCGACGACCTGGAGAAGCGGGCCCGGGAGAACGGTGTGCCGGGTCTGCGCCGTGTCGATCCGGCCGGGATCCGGGAGATCGAGCCGCACGCCACCGGCCTCGCCGCGCTGCATTCCCCGGAGACGGCGATCACCGACTTCCCGGGGGTCGCGAAGGCGTTCGCCCAGGACGTCGTGCGGAGCGGGGGAGAGGTACGAACGAACTTCGGCGTGGATCGGCTCACGCCGGCCGGTGGCCGTATCGAGGTGGCTTCGGGAGAGCGCCGGCTGCTCGCCGACCAGGTGATCGTCTGCGCCGGCATCCAGTCGGACGAGGTGGCCCAGCTGGCCGGCGACACGCCCGGTCCGCGGATCATCCCGTTCCGCGGTGAGTACATGCGGGTCAAGCCGGCGAAGGCGGACCTGGTGCGCGGCATGATCTACCCGGTCCCCGACCCCCGGTATCCCTTCCTCGGCGTCCACTTCACCCGCCGGGTCACCGGTGTGGTGGAGGTGGGTCCCAACGCCGTGCTGGCGACCGCGAAGGAGGGCTACCGGCGTACGAAGATCAATGTCTTTGATCTTCTCGGCATCGCCGCCTGGCCGGGCACCTGGCACATGGCCCGCAAGCACTGGCGGACCGGCGTGAAGGAGGTCCGCGGATCGCTGTCGAAACGGCGGTACATGACCGAGGCGATGCGGTACGTCCCGGAGATCGGCGCGGCCGACGTCTACCGGGCCGGCGCCGGTGTGCGCGCCCAGGCCCTGGACCGTGACGGCAGCCTCGTCGACGACTTCCGCATCCACCGTCTCGGCCCGGTCACGGCCGTCCGCAATGCCCCCTCACCTGCGGCGACGTCATCCCTGGCGATCGCCGAGCACGTGGTGGAACAGATCTTCGGGAAGTAG
- a CDS encoding aldehyde dehydrogenase, with the protein MPVRSMETLAGGCWRGADDWIDVYDPADVTAPVVRVPSLSAADVTAIYAAAQSGFTVWRAVNAIERSKILSAAAVLLRVRAAEIAEAIVTENGKTLAEARVEAEKAADFFEYYAGAGRQDYGALIHDARPDTRAGYQREPLGVVLAITPWNDPLITPARKLAPALAAGNAVVLKPASETPTSGLHLARALHDAGLPAGVINVVTGRTGEISDALLDDPRIAAVSFTGGNEVGEALRVRLARRGVRFQSELGGKNASVVLAGANLEKAAAAVVAASFGQAGQRCTATSRVLVDRPIAEEFLVLLRSRISALRVGSGRAEGTNVGPLVSPAHQASVLRAIEGAVKQGARLELGGEELPGAGCFVTPAILTGVTPDMDVWREEVFGPVLAVRVIDGLDEAIAAVNDTRYGLAAAIFTDSLAAANRFLAEADCGQIAVNTTTSGWDVHQPFGGFRESGSPFKEQGPEAVRFYTKVKTFAVHFGG; encoded by the coding sequence ATGCCCGTTCGCAGCATGGAGACCCTGGCCGGCGGATGCTGGAGGGGCGCCGATGACTGGATCGACGTCTATGATCCCGCCGACGTGACCGCGCCGGTCGTGCGGGTTCCGTCGCTCAGCGCCGCCGATGTGACCGCGATCTACGCGGCGGCGCAGAGCGGGTTCACCGTCTGGCGAGCCGTGAACGCCATCGAACGCTCCAAGATCTTGTCCGCGGCCGCGGTGCTGCTGCGCGTCCGGGCCGCCGAGATCGCCGAGGCCATCGTCACCGAGAACGGCAAGACGCTCGCCGAGGCCCGGGTCGAGGCCGAGAAGGCCGCCGACTTCTTCGAGTACTACGCGGGCGCCGGCCGCCAGGACTACGGCGCGCTCATCCACGACGCGCGGCCCGACACCCGGGCCGGCTACCAGCGCGAACCGCTCGGGGTGGTCCTGGCGATCACCCCGTGGAACGACCCGCTGATCACGCCGGCCCGCAAGCTCGCCCCGGCGCTCGCCGCCGGCAACGCGGTCGTGCTCAAGCCGGCCAGTGAGACGCCCACCTCGGGACTGCACCTGGCCCGGGCCCTGCACGACGCCGGACTGCCGGCCGGGGTGATCAACGTGGTGACCGGCCGGACCGGTGAGATCTCGGACGCGCTGCTCGACGACCCGCGGATCGCGGCGGTCAGCTTCACCGGCGGCAACGAGGTCGGCGAGGCCCTGCGGGTGCGGCTCGCCCGGCGCGGGGTGCGGTTCCAGTCCGAGCTGGGTGGCAAGAACGCCTCGGTGGTGCTGGCCGGCGCGAACCTGGAGAAGGCCGCCGCCGCCGTGGTCGCCGCGTCGTTCGGGCAGGCCGGTCAGCGCTGCACCGCGACCAGCCGGGTCCTGGTGGACCGCCCGATCGCCGAGGAGTTCCTCGTGCTGCTGCGTTCCAGGATCAGCGCATTGAGGGTCGGATCCGGACGGGCCGAGGGTACGAACGTCGGCCCCCTGGTCAGCCCCGCCCACCAGGCGAGCGTGCTGCGCGCGATCGAGGGGGCGGTGAAGCAGGGCGCCCGGCTCGAACTCGGCGGCGAGGAACTGCCCGGCGCCGGCTGTTTCGTGACGCCCGCGATCCTCACCGGCGTGACACCGGACATGGACGTGTGGCGCGAGGAGGTGTTCGGCCCGGTCCTCGCGGTCCGCGTGATCGACGGTCTCGACGAGGCGATCGCCGCCGTGAACGACACCCGGTACGGCCTGGCCGCCGCGATCTTCACGGACAGCCTGGCGGCCGCGAACCGCTTCCTCGCGGAGGCCGACTGTGGCCAGATCGCCGTGAACACCACGACGTCCGGATGGGACGTGCACCAGCCGTTCGGCGGGTTCCGTGAGTCCGGCTCCCCCTTCAAGGAGCAAGGACCCGAAGCAGTGCGGTTCTATACCAAGGTCAAAACTTTCGCCGTGCATTTCGGCGGCTGA
- a CDS encoding putative quinol monooxygenase: protein MAYAVIAHYRCAPEDVELVRSALLTMRLHTRCEPANREYAVHADTEDATSFVLYEVYDDRAGFEAHTRTPHFTEYIVAVVRPRLLDRRVTFAEIL, encoded by the coding sequence GTGGCCTACGCCGTCATCGCCCACTACCGCTGCGCCCCGGAGGATGTGGAGCTGGTCCGCTCGGCGCTGCTCACGATGCGCCTGCACACCCGTTGCGAACCGGCGAACCGCGAATACGCCGTGCACGCCGACACCGAGGACGCCACATCGTTCGTCCTCTATGAGGTGTACGACGACCGCGCCGGTTTCGAAGCCCACACCCGGACGCCGCACTTCACCGAGTACATCGTCGCGGTGGTGCGCCCGCGCCTGCTGGACCGCCGGGTCACCTTCGCC